Proteins found in one Miscanthus floridulus cultivar M001 chromosome 4, ASM1932011v1, whole genome shotgun sequence genomic segment:
- the LOC136551808 gene encoding aspartyl protease family protein At5g10770-like — protein MAWGACTAAAAALLLLLLLLLAAAAAAGGNGGVHCLHLEEGGRPRHLLSRRALQGRQRHHHLRSRAVGGASVLELRHHSFSSAPASSRKEEVDGLLSTDAARVSSLQRRIDKYNRLITTSSTAAAAAAVTASKAQVPVTSGAKLRTLNYVATVGLGGGEATVIVDTASELTWVQCAPCESCHDQQGPLFDPSSSPSYAAVPCNSSSCDALQLATGGMSGAAACGGADGGQDQQQPAAACSYTLSYRDGSYSRGVLAHDRLSLAGEVIDGFVFGCGTSNQGPPFGGTSGLMGLGQSQLSLVSQTMDQFGGVFSYCLPLKESDSSGSLVLGDDSSVYRNSTPIVYTSMVSDPLQGPFYFVNLTGITVGGQEVESSGFSAGGGGGSKAIIDSGTVITSLVPSIYNAVKAEFLSQLAEYPQAPGFSILDTCFNMTGLREVQVPSLKLVFDGGVEVEVDSGGVLYFVSSDSSQVCLAMASLKSEYETSIIGNYQQKNLRVIFDTSGSQVGFAQETCGYI, from the exons ATGGCATGGGGAGCTTGCACTGCTGCGGCAGCTgctctcctgctcctcctcctcctcctcctcgcagcagcagcagcagcaggtggtaATGGCGGCGTGCATTGCCTTCACCTTGAGGAGGGGGGGAGGCCGAGGCACCTCCTGAGCAGGAGAGCCTTGCAGGGGAGGCAGAGGCACCACCACCTGAGGTCAA GAGCCGTGGGTGGCGCCTCGGTGCTCGAGCTGAGGCACCACAGCTTCAGCTCCGCGCCGGCCAGTAGCAGGAAGGAGGAGGTGGACGGCCTCCTGTCCACCGACGCCGCGCGCGTCTCGTCGCTGCAACGGCGCATCGACAAGTACAACAGGCTGATCACCACCTCGtcgaccgcggcggcggcggcggcggtgaccgCGTCCAAGGCGCAGGTGCCCGTCACCTCGGGCGCGAAGCTCCGGACGCTCAACTACGTGGCCACCGTCGGGCTGGGCGGCGGCGAGGCCACGGTGATCGTGGACACGGCCAGCGAGCTGACCTGGGTGCAGTGCGCGCCGTGCGAGTCGTGCCACGACCAGCAGGGCCCGCTCTTCGACCCGTCCTCGTCGCCGTCCTACGCCGCGGTGCCGTGCAACTCCTCCTCCTGCGACGCGCTGCAGCTGGCCACGGGCGGCATGTCGGGCGCCGCGGCGTGCGGCGGCGCCGACGGCGGCCAGGACCAGCAGCAGCCGGCGGCGGCTTGCAGCTACACGCTCAGCTACCGCGACGGCTCCTACTCCCGCGGCGTCCTGGCGCACGACAGGCTGAGCCTGGCCGGGGAGGTCATCGACGGCTTCGTGTTCGGCTGCGGCACCAGCAACCAGGGCCCGCCGTTCGGCGGCACGTCTGGCCTCATGGGGCTCGGCCAGAGCCAGCTCTCGCTCGTCTCCCAGACCATGGACCAGTTCGGCGGCGTCTTCTCCTACTGCCTCCCGCTCAAGGAGTCCGACTCGTCGGGCTCGCTGGTCCTCGGCGACGACTCGTCGGTGTACCGGAACTCGACCCCGATCGTGTACACCTCGATGGTGTCCGACCCACTCCAAGGTCCCTTCTACTTCGTGAACCTGACAGGGATCACGGTCGGCGGTCAGGAGGTGGAATCCTCAGGCTtctcggccggcggcggcggcggcagcaaggCTATCATCGACTCCGGCACCGTGATCACCAGCCTCGTGCCGTCGATCTACAACGCTGTCAAGGCCGAGTTCCTGAGCCAGCTCGCGGAGTACCCGCAGGCTCCAGGGTTCTCCATCCTCGACACCTGCTTCAACATGACCGGGCTCAGAGAGGTCCAGGTGCCCAGCCTGAAGCTCGTGTTCGACGGCggagtggaggtggaggtggactctGGCGGCGTGCTCTACTTCGTCAGCAGCGACTCCTCCCAGGTGTGCCTGGCCATGGCCTCCCTGAAATCCGAGTACGAGACCTCCATCATCGGCAACTACCAGCAGAAGAACCTGAGGGTCATCTTTGACACCTCGGGGTCTCAGGTTGGTTTTGCACAGGAGACGTGTGGTTATATTTGA
- the LOC136549857 gene encoding probable folate-biopterin transporter 6 encodes MLEDDAAVDADSLVGQDPRSGARPSGGERDWAAAVLEPVRWMRMLCRELGATFVAGVVLVYGLSQGFAGSFFRVASDYYWKDVQRVQPATVQFLSVFFYIPWVLKPLWGIMTDVFPVCGYRRRPYFLFSGILGMVSAAIVAITIGLPVSSAVLCLVGISTAVAIADVTIDACIAKNSIDKPALAPDMQSLCAFSSSLGALVGYATSGMFVHHLGAQGALGVMAIPPVTVVFLGFFIYELKARQHNVKEKVLNKVSGAVKGMVRTIRYPVVWKPSLYMFLSLALSISTHEGQFYWYTNKTPPNPGFSQEFVGLVHAIGAVASMLGVLVYHKCLKDYPFRSILLYAQLLYGVSGLLDLTFVLRWNLALGVPDAAFVTLEECVSRVVGRVRLMPMMVLSTKLCPPGMEGTFFALLMCIDSLGMLAAKAGGAALLRALRVTRTDFGRLWLAVLLRNVLRLATLGAIGLVPAAGQTDVLVPRELGLVSSPAGVTVDEEEERLQLAMLTSHADDV; translated from the exons ATGCTGGAAGATGACGCCGCCGTGGACGCGGATAGCCTCGTCGGCCAGGACCCGAGGTCGGGGGCGCGGCCAAGCGGCGGTGAGCGCGACTGGGCGGCGGCCGTGCTGGAGCCGGTGCGGTGGATGCGGATGCTGTGCCGGGAGCTGGGCGCGACGTTCGTGGCTGGGGTGGTGCTGGTGTACGGCCTCAGCCAGGGCTTCGCCGGCTCCTTCTTCCGAGTGGCGTCGGACTACTACTGGAAGGACGTGCAGCGGGTGCAGCCGGCCACTGTGCAGTTCCTCTCCGTCTTCTTCTACATTCCATGGGTGCTCAAGCCGCTCTGGGGGATCATGACCGACGTCTTTCCCGTCTGCGGGTACCGCCGCCGCCCGTACTTCCTTTTCTCAG GAATACTTGGAATGGTTTCAGCTGCTATCGTTGCCATAACTATTGGATTGCCAGTGAGTTCTGCTGTACTTTGCTTGGTGGGAATCTCAACTGCAGTCGCCATTGCTGATGTAACAATAGATGCTTGCATTGCAAAGAATAGTATTGATAAGCCGGCGCTGGCTCCAGATATGCAGAGCCTTTGTGCATTCTCATCATCTCTAGGTGCACTTGTTGGGTATGCTACAAGTGGCATGTTTGTCCATCATCTTGGAGCACAG GGTGCGTTAGGTGTTATGGCTATACCTCCTGTCACAGTGGTTTTCCTTGGATTTTTCATATATGAGCTGAAAGCACGTCAACATAATGTTAAAGAGAAG GTTTTGAACAAGGTTAGTGGGGCAGTGAAAGGAATGGTTCGGACTATAAGGTATCCAGTAGTGTGGAAGCCATCTCTTTACATGTTCCTTTCGCTGGCTCTGAGTATCAGCACCCATGAGGGGCAATTCTACTGGTATACTAACAAGACACCACCTAATCCTGGATTTTCACAG GAATTCGTCGGGCTGGTCCACGCCATCGGCGCGGTGGCGTCCATGCTGGGCGTACTCGTCTACCACAAGTGCCTCAAGGACTACCCGTTCCGGAGCATCCTCCTGTACGCGCAGCTGCTGTACGGCGTGTCGGGGCTCCTGGACCTCACCTTCGTGCTCCGGTGGAACCTGGCGCTGGGCGTCCCCGACGCGGCGTTCGTGACCCTGGAGGAGTGCGTGTCCCGCGTGGTGGGGCGCGTCAGGCTGATGCCGATGATGGTGCTGAGCACCAAGCTGTGCCCGCCGGGCATGGAGGGCACCTTCTTCGCGCTGCTCATGTGCATCGACAGCCTCGGCATGCTGGCGGCCAAGGCCGGCGGCGCGGCGCTGCTGCGCGCGCTGCGCGTGACCAGGACCGACTTCGGCCGCCTCTGGCTCGCCGTGCTGCTCAGGAACGTGCTCAGGCTCGCCACGCTGGGGGCCATCGGCCTCGTGCCCGCCGCGGGCCAGACTGACGTGCTGGTGCCTCGCGAGCTCGGCCTGGTGAGCTCGCCGGCGGGTGTGACCGTCGACGAGGAGGAAGAGAGGCTGCAGCTGGCGATGCTCACTTCACACGCTGACGATGTATAA